The genomic stretch atgggctccctgctcagcgggaagcctgcttctccctctcccactccccctgcttgtgttccctctttcactgtgtctctgtcaaataaataaataaaatcttaaaaaaaaaaagaaaaaggaaacatggactcattgccaaggtcacacagtcatgGGTCCAACCAGAGCAGGGTTCAAGGCAGGCAGCCCTCTGGCCCGAGGTTTTGGCCACCGCGGTATTAGACCGCCTCCAGCTGGTCTGCATCACTAGTGACAGGTCCGATGTGCTGGGGCCCGGAGTGCACCTGCTCTGTCGTGAAAAGCTGGCAATGGTTAGTGGACGTGGGCGGTCATGGATGTGCATGGCTATGGGAGGTGGGGCTGAACACAGAGACACTGGTCTCCTGGTCTGGGGCGCTGGCAAGAGGGCTGGGGTCGCCCTGTTCTCATGCTCCACACTGATGGGTGGCAGTGTCTCCGTGACTCCCGGAAGCTGCTGCTCGGGGTGGAAGCTCACAGACATCCCCCTACCCCTGTCCCCTTCCAGTTCCCAGACATCGTGGAGTTCAGCGAGACTATGGCCAACGCCGGGAAGACCGTGATTGTGGCCGCGCTGGATGGGACCTTCCAGAGGAAGGTGAGGTATCCGATCCAGGCCTTAGGAGGGGatctggagggaaggaagggccgGAGCCTTGGAGCCTCTTCTCTCAGTGCAGTGCTACCTGGATGACCGGGGCTTGGCACTTGGGGGCACTCTGAGCTGGGCAGTGCCCTAGAGTGGGCACTCAGATGAGGCAGACCCAGCTCCCTGGCTTGCCTGGGAGTCCATCCCGGACTGGACACTGCCTGCTGCAGGGGATGGCACTCTGGGGAAAGCAAGGTCAAGGCAAGGTTTCCCTGGGTCCCTGCTTGTGAGTCCAAGGGTTTCAAGGAAAAACCCACCTGGCCAGGTAGATGTGCTCACCCTGTCTTCCCCTGGGAGTGTAGGCATTCGGAACCATCCTGAACCTGGTGCCCCTGGCGGAGAGCGTGGTGAAGCTGACAGCCGTGTGCATGGAGTGCTTCCGGGAGGCCGCCTACACCAAGCGGCTAGGCTCGGAGAAAGAGGTAGCCCCCACGTGCCTgctccggggcgggggggggggggggggcgggcgggaCCCGGAGGCGCTGTGCCCCTGCTCAGTCCAGGCCCTTTGCGTCCCGTGGCCAGGTCGAGGTGATTGGAGGAGCAGACAAATACCACTCCGTGTGCCGCCTCTGCTACTTCAAGAAGGCCTCGGGTCTGCCCGCCGCGCCGGACGGCAAGGAGAACAAGGAGAACTGCCCGGTGCCGGTGCCGGGAAAGCCGGGAGAGGCGGGGGGAGTCCGGAAGCTGTTCTCCGCGCATCAGATCTTGCAGTGCAGCCCGGCCAACTGAGGCTCCCTTTCTCGCGGCCGCCCCCTGCTGGCCGCCCCCCGTCCCCGGCtggccgccccacccccacccgaggGCCGCCGCGCAGCCCTCCTCaggaggaagtggggggtggggcgaaGACGGGACTTTCTGCCTCCTGGGTGCAGGTCCTGGGCTGGTGGTCTGCACGTCCCGTTTTCCCCTTTCTTGGTTC from Ursus arctos isolate Adak ecotype North America unplaced genomic scaffold, UrsArc2.0 scaffold_24, whole genome shotgun sequence encodes the following:
- the TK1 gene encoding thymidine kinase, cytosolic; this encodes MSCINLPTVLPGSPSKTRGQIQVILGPMFSGKSTELMRRVRRFQIAQYKCLVIKYAKDTRYSSSFSTHDRNTMEALPACLLRDVAQEALGVAVIGIDEGQFFPDIVEFSETMANAGKTVIVAALDGTFQRKAFGTILNLVPLAESVVKLTAVCMECFREAAYTKRLGSEKEVEVIGGADKYHSVCRLCYFKKASGLPAAPDGKENKENCPVPVPGKPGEAGGVRKLFSAHQILQCSPAN